A region of the Polaribacter sp. L3A8 genome:
AGTTATCAAAGTTAAAAAATTAGGCTGTTACTTGCTTTAATCTTTAAAAAAGTTGGCAAATAAACTTAGCCCAGATTGAAGTGGCATCCTTTTTTTATTTTTCTTAAAAAAAGATATAACGGAAAGCTGGAAATAGCTTCTTATAAAACTATTCGAACTTATCCATAACAGCATCACTTACGCCCATGTTAGAGAAGCCACCATCGTGAAATAGGTTTTGCAACGTAACTTTCTTGGTTAAGTCTGAAAATAATGAAATGGTATAATCTGCACAATCGGCCGCAGAAGCATTGCCTAAAGGACTCATTTTTTCTGAAAAATTGATAAATCCGTCGAAACCTTTTACGCCGTTTCCAGCAGTTGTTGGCGTTGGAGATTGAGAAATAGTGTTGACACGCACTTTAAAATCTCTACCAAAATAATACCCAAAACTACGTGCAATAGACTCTAAATAGGCTTTATTATCTGCCATGTCATTGTAATCTGGAAACACTCTTTGCGCCGCCATATAAGTTAAAGCAACAATAGAACCCCAATCTTTCATGGCTTTTTTATGATACAAAACATTGAGTACTTTATGAAAAGAAACGGCTGAAACATTCCAACCTTTTGTGGTATAATCGTAATTTGGATCTGTATACGGTTTATTTTTTCTAACATTTACAGACATACCGATGG
Encoded here:
- a CDS encoding enoyl-ACP reductase FabI — translated: MYNLLKGKKGIIFGALNENSIAWKTAQRAHEEGAEFVLTNAPASIRMGQLDVLAKKTGSQIIPADATSVEDLENLIEKSMEILGGKIDFVLHSIGMSVNVRKNKPYTDPNYDYTTKGWNVSAVSFHKVLNVLYHKKAMKDWGSIVALTYMAAQRVFPDYNDMADNKAYLESIARSFGYYFGRDFKVRVNTISQSPTPTTAGNGVKGFDGFINFSEKMSPLGNASAADCADYTISLFSDLTKKVTLQNLFHDGGFSNMGVSDAVMDKFE